In the genome of Catharus ustulatus isolate bCatUst1 chromosome 1, bCatUst1.pri.v2, whole genome shotgun sequence, the window ttttatgattattttattatgaGACTTTTAGTGTAACTCTCTGGCTTTGTGCTTGCACAGAAGTCCTCCCAGATGCAAAGCAAAGGTTGCCCTCAGGTAGGGTTGCAGTTTGGAAACAGCCTACTGTTGGAGGCATGAACATCCACACCCTCCAGTGGTAGAAATGGAAAGGCTACTGCAGTAGATGGGTTTGGTGGTATTATTAAGTCTTCTACAATCAGCAAAAATTAAGTCTCTATACAGAGATAACCACTTGCTGTCCCAGTTTCTTGGTATCACTCAATTACTGTTTCTTCTGCTACCCTTGTTGCAATATAAGGATGAGAAGGGCAGTGACACTGAATGTGGCAGCACAGTGCTGAGTAAATAGCATCTACATCTAATCCTTCTTGTCATTAGATTAATATCCAGACTTGGAATAAAGCTTTTGCCATTAGATGTACATGCAGTCTGTAGAATTACAGTATCTTTAATGAAATGCCTTGTTCAAAAACACAATGTGGCTGTTTCTTGGGTGACACCCCTCCTATTGTCCCCATAGCAGTACTCCAGCAGTCAGTCCCAAGTGATACAACAGGTGTGGAAGGAAGCATTCTGTTGGTGAGCTGTGCTGttcattcatttttcatcaCTGAGGAAAACTAACAGGCTGGTGTGAAGTGTAATAAAGAGCATAAGCCTTCATCATCATTATCCAGGGGATTTTTATGAAAAGCCAAAACAGAGAAACGAAGGCAAAAAGGTTCTGGTTGATTGCTGTGTAGAGGGTTTCCCTATGATCCCATAAGTGAAAATTTGTGATGTACAATATCTTACATGTGCTGTATCTATACCACCCCTGTTGTGAAAATTttgctgcagggccaggatcCTTCAGCCAGTGCTGTGGTAGTGGTGAAAACAAGTTTTTTCAAAGGACTGAAAATTTACTGCAGTAATAAGCTCTGTGAGCAGCCATGAGTATATTTTAATATCATCTGCTGGAGGAAGAAATGGTGTTAGTAAGACTAATCTTCAGAGCCACACAGTGCAGCATTATAAACTCACTCAGATGACACGTTCCCCTTGGTTACAGGGAATGGGCATGACTGCAAATGTGAGaccctgcttccctcccttccccactgGCACCTCTGTTCCATTCACatcagcaggagctctgtgcaaaGATCAGAGGGAGATTCTGACCTCCATTCTGTGCTTAAGGCCAAGAGTCCTTTAGGCAAAATGGTTTGTGATCCTGTAGTGCAGCTGGTGGCTCCCAGCCTGGAAACTATGGATACCATGACACTATCTATGGCTGAGTagagaaaatagatttttttttttcttaaaagataCATAAAAGTGAATGCAGACTCTAGATAAATTCCAAAATTTGTAGTAGGAAATATTCTCCATTTCCTTAGCAGTCAGTGGTTTTATATGTTGGTAAGAAAAGACCGTAGAATTCAGTTATCCTTGACATCTTGGGGAAATTAGAAGAAGTTTTCACAAATTTCTGTGAGCTTCAGGAGCATTTAGTTTCCCTTCAGAAAGGAGATGTCCCATCAGGTACATCAGAAATTTAGTTGTCCTCACAGTGGTTTAGGGAAGGACCATTGTAGACTTTAGCAGACCAGCATCATCTGCAGTCAGATTACCACTGTAAGAAAGTTGAACCGTGAGGATTTTGAATAGGACACAACATGGGTTCTTCCCAAAGCTATCccaagcttttcttttctctggcaGGGGAATAACTTTATACCCCTGGAAATTATAAAAGGAACAATCAAGTTGTGACTCACATACCTTCTGTATGCAAACCCAGTGCTTGCAGTTGGTTTTCTGAGGCATGACATTATAGATAACCACATTTCTAACTATTTCCTGCATTTGCCTCTTCTGCAGCCACTAGAGTAATGAATTTGCTTTGTTATCCAAGAGCTGAatgctctgccacagcagcagctttccaggcCACTTGgctccagaggagctgcttAAGGTCTTAAATAGCAGTTGTCCTTGATGATGATCATGAATTTCATTAATTGGAATATTAACGGGTCACATTAATTTGATAAGTATTAGCTCTGTAAAATTAAAGCATAGCCCTGAACTTGCAAGCAGATAAGTGTGGGACTAACTTCACGCCTGTGATCTGCTCCACTGGACTCCTTTAAGTGTTTGCAAGTAGCTACTTACCATGTTCTCAGTGTCTTACATAGTAAATGGCCTCTCCTGTTTGAGTACATAGGGAATACTGTTGGTTAggaggtttgttttgttgttatttttgttttgtatgtgtgtttgtCTGGTTTTAGGCACgtaaatttgttttctcataTTTGGCAATAAATCATCTGGTCATTTCCACTGCAACTGATAAAGACGTAATGTATTGGAATATAATTTCTAATGAGTAAAAACTGTGTGAAGCATCATTGAAGGAAACTCTTCACTCTTCCATGTGAGGGAGAGATGAGTGCCCTGTACATCTATTTGTTTTTACAGACAGCTGTTTATAAAGCTAAAGTTCTCTTCCAATCTTGAAAAAACGTACAGAAAAATTGAAAGCCAACAAacaaaattagtttaaaataaaatcagttttcatatttttaaatattttaatagaatatacaaaatggaaaataatattcCATGGTTTTATGgttatatttcattttactcCAGAGTcctgttttaaaactttttatatttactttttaacGCATTTTATATGAAggaacaattttaaaacttttacaTAGTTTGATGACTATTACAACTGCAGGTTTTATGTAGTTGATGCTTTCATAAGAAACCCATAAATTGTTTGCTgagattttagaaaaaattatgtttgctggttttgaaaacttgtcttttcttctcctgccaCAGCATTTTGCTGGGAATACGTGGAACTAATGCCGTGTGGCCACTTGGTTTCCTGGCTGCCATTCCACCGAGTTTCACATTTTAACAACACAGACTTGCCCTGTAACAGCTGAAAtatcaaagtattttaaaatataaatacacactttttaaaaatagcactgATTCCTTTCTACTCTAGCAATATTCCAGCCCTGTATAATAAACAGTGAAGTCTGATGatatgaatataaataaaataaaacttgcaaaTTGCTTCTGAGGCCCTTAAATTTGAACAATCTCATCATTGAAGATTAAAAAACTCCATCATTTGGATAAATGAAAATGGGTAATGTCTACATGGAAGTGATGGGAAACAGAGTTGCTATTACAATAGAGGTAAAGGATTTTGCTAACTGGCCATGTATAATTACCTATTTTAAGATTCCATCACTGAGTATCTGTCTGGCTTGGATATGTTGTTGTGAAATGACCTCCAAAAGACACTGATAGTCTAAACTTTTCATGAAATCACATCCTGGCTCTGAGTCTGGTTTAGAAGAATACATTTCTAGTGTCCATTTCTACTGCAGATGGGTTCAGTGCCTGGGCACCAAAACAGGAGGTGGTGGCTGCCCCCCTGAACTGACTCTGGCCTTATTCTGTCCTCAAAGTCTACACACTCATTTCATCCACATGACCTGTTCAGTGCATATTTTATTTGGAATGCTGTCACTGGAGAAAAAAGTGCACTGTAAAGATTAATTTTGACAGAACTGTGTGTAATAGAACCATTTTATTTGTGTCTTCAGGATGTTGACCTGAAAGCATGTCAAGGGGCTTTGGATGACTGCTGTCTACCTCGAGGAGAGGATCAGCGGGAACTGcaagaagaggagaaagacaTAAATCAAGTAAGtgatgaaaaaaaggaaagaagggaaaactGAAGAGGAAGCGAGGAAGGATATGGAACTTATCACCAAGATAAATAGTAGTGAAaggttttgaaagaaataatttattttctctttttatttgaaGCATTCCTTGCCAGGGCAGGAAAGGAATGCTCACTTCACAAAATGCTTTGTGAATGAGGCCCTTCTACACCTTTTTGAACATTGCATCCTTCCCTCAATCCCCCACTATTTTTTCAGTAGTCGAAATAGTCACAAGTTTACAGAAAACACTTGCAACTAATcatttttaatttgggtttattttctctgttgtgAAGGTGTTGTGCTTGTGGGCAAGGATGTTTTTGCCTACAAACACTAGAGACATGGATCCTAAATTATACTGCCCTCACCATTTATGTAAAGCTTGATGCTCAGATGTAGAATTACATTTGGGACAGTGAACTCTTCAGTTTTGTTCTCTCCAAGAGCTACAATGAAAGGGACACTCAATTTCCTTGAGACTTGTGAGAGCTGAGAACATCTGATCCGGTGTCTCGCCAGCCTCTCTGTTTGCCACTCCCCTGAGAGCTTGGCTTTGAAAAAatacctgatttttttctgcactggTGGGGAGGTACAGCTTCAGAAGAAAGCCCAGTTCTGCTGTTGCAGGCAGAGTAGGGATGCTCAGGCAGTGGAGCTGTTCTGCTCATTCTAGCAACGTTTCATCTCCCGTCAGGATGAAGACTTGGTGGTGgggtcagcagcagcactgcactgtgCTCTGTTTCCTCTCAGACTTTGATATTTACCTCCTTTTGTGTAAAATAACTGTGCTTTACACcgtgtttctctttcttttgtcaCAGAGCAACAGCAACCATGTAGACTCTCTTCTCTCCCTAGAGGGCTGTTTACAGCTTCTGCCATCGCAGGTGGAAAACATGCTAGAGgtaaatgagaaaatacaagTATTGCCAATGGATTGGAATACAGTCAGCAATTACTCTGTTTTACCAAATAACCACAGCCTACCCCACCCACTCTGGGAATATATTAGCAAATCAATGTAGTAAAACTTACCTGAAACTGCTAAAGATGCTACTATCCACCTTTTACAGCAGCTCTCATTGGCTGTACTTGAAAAATTTTCCCCAGCAACTTGTCTGGTGTAAGAGCTGCATCTTTACTGTGACCTGGTGTTCAAAGCTGGATGGAGCCATTGGACAACTCAATTAGTTCAACTAATAGTTGCCTTTCTGAAACTTAATACCAGTTTGTATTTATGCAGCAACTCCTGGTGTGTTTCTGTAGAGCAACACTGATTTATTACACAGTAGCAGCTATTGGGCATTTGTGGTTAAAGATGACATTTGTCATAAATATTGGGTCAAGTACTTACAGGGTTACTCTCCTTGAAAATCAGGTCAGTCAGCATTAGCAGTAAACCCATTTagtgttttggctttttgttcttttggttttttttttaaatcttgtggCCCTCTGATACtatattttactttctgtgtGCCTGTCTTCACAACAAATGGTTGCTATCTTAATTGAAGTCTCCTTCTCCCACAGCTCATAGCTGCAACTGTTGACTATGAAGCTACTTCCTACATTCCTTTTTTGCAATGCTTCAAGGGCTTCTTACGTACACTTCCCATCATAGGATCCTCTTCTGAGGTCATGAGCATTTTCCATATAACTTTATGCTTATCTGGTTTTGGGAATCTCTAGCTTGGATAGTACCTTCTAGCCCATAAATTagcctcctcttctcttcaGCTGTGGAAATGGCTTGCATCCTAACGAGATGTAGAAGTTCATCACTTTAGTCCTCTCCGTTCtcagaatttgaaaataatttggctGTAGCCGTTATGGAGCTGTTACAGTACACAGTAACATactgcatattttatttaacattatTAATGCACTGCCATCTTGTGACAACCTGTCTGTTGAATATGGATTGATTGTTTCTGCCAAGTATCAAGTCTTTACAgtgagtgggatttttttgacaGCTGCCTTACTAAGAATTGTTCTTTTCAAGGGATTAGTTAAAAATACCATCTCTATCTCCTGGACTGCAGGAGGTCCAGTACAAGGTAACTCCATAGGAGAAATAAGGCAAGACCTTCTGTTACCTGAGCTCCCAGTAAGCATAATAGTTTATATGGTGGTCCTTATGGTACATCATTCCTTCCCTGTGGAAAGTGCTCTTTACCTAGTCTGTTCACTGAACGGCAATCAGAAAGTCCTTTCCTGGAACACAGTGAGGATACTCAACTATGGAGAAATCCTGTACACTTCCTACTTGATATATTTACCTTGTATCCATCTATTTTATGACTACTCTGCTTGTCAGCAAGTACCTGACAATCTTGGACAGTGGCTTTGTATTTCTAAGGCCCAGCAACTATAACTCAGGTCCACAAAAGGTGGGCCTTAGTGCTACTACAGCATTACCAGTCCCGTTTATTGTTTTAACATCAGAGCCAAGGCATCATATGTCAGCTTTggttttgcaaaaaaaaccctgaattgTAATTTAAAGTCAAGACATCCACAAAAGGTGTGACTTGTTGGGGAGGATGTAACCTCCAAACTGATCAGTAAAACCATTCAGCTGAGTTTTGGATGCAGTAGACCTCAGTTAAATGGAACTAAACCAAATGTGGCATCTCACAGCCCTGTAAACTTCTTAAAACTGAATAAGTGCAACAGCACAGTCTTAATGCTCCTGTCTTCCACTCCTCTTTTCTTCACTGCTGTCCTTACTGGTTAACTTCTGCAGTTGAGCTATTTATCTTCTTGaaaaggtttgttttcttaGTTTAGCACCTTGAACCAGCTCACCCTTGAATCATCAACACAACTACCAGGGAAGGGTCATGACCACTCCTCCTAGAAGGACTTTTTTCTTAGACCAGATCAGACATAATATATAGGCCATAGTTTGTACACTTGGCAATAGTCCCACTTTTACTTCTCAACCCTCATCAGTCCCACACTGTCCTTTGCAGTCCTTCTCCCGTTCCTTCAGTCACTTCTGCAgcctttctgcttccttttgccATATGCCAATACAGATTGTGCTTTGTACAGATGGGAAACAGCATTCCAAATAGTAGAAGAAGAGTTTAACAAAAATTTTGGCTTTAATAGAATCAAGTAGGGAATATGAAAAAACAAATTGATCATGACTCTGTAGGCGAGGGATGTAGAAGAATTCGGTTTATGAAagatcccatttttccctcccttcatCTTTTAGGTGAACTTACTGGAAGATTCACAAGTTGCAGCTTCTAGTAGAGGCCAAGACCTGTCATCCTCACACCACAATATAAATTTGACCCAGACACTTCAGAACAGTTTTGGTCCTCCTGATGCCATCCTTCTAAGAACAGACTACCCCACTGAATTAAATTCAAAACCAAGACACTTACAAAGACAGGAGTTTTTCCCTCAAACAAGCTCTGACATCACAAATCCAGAATCAGTGTTTAATGCATCAAATTTGATAGGgctgttttcagctgctgaCCTTAGAAATCTAACAGCCCATGATGATAATTTTGATGAAATTAAGCTCATGTCTTTGGCTTTGGAGGAAGGCTTTAGTCCTGTAGAAGTTTCTCAGATCTTTGAAGTGCCTGGCTCAGATTTGGGACTATCTCTGAATTCAAATCACAGTATCACCTCTTACTCAGTCTGCTCTGAAGATTCTGTTAGGTACAGCAGTGATGTTAAATCTGCTCCTTCACATGGCTTAGGAGTTGTTGGTGGCCACTGCCAAGAAAACATGAAGTACACCCACATGGAATATCCAGGTTATGCAGAGTGTTCTACAGAAGTCCCACTTCAGCAGTTTCTTCATAATCACACCTACAATCAACTGCCAAGTCAAGCGGCATCCACTCCAGAGCATTATCAACAGATGTGGATGAAGAAATCAAACGAAGTAAAGGATAGGTGCCATAATTCTACTGCTACAAACCAGAGCAGAGATGAGCATTATGCAAAAGCTCTGAGAATACCATTTTCAGTTGATGAAATTGTGAGCATGTCCGTCGACTCATTCAACACCATGCTAGCAAAGAACCAGCTGACAGAAGCTCAGGTATCACTTTTACGTGACATCAGAcgaagaggaaaaaacaaggTAGCTGCCCAAAAATGTCGTAAACGCAAACTGAATGCAATTCTTAACTTGGAAGAAGATGTGTGTAATCTCCAAACACAAAAGGAGAGCCTTAAAAAGGAGCACTCCCAGTGTAGCAAATCAATCaaccaaataaagcaaaaattaaacaaCTTGTACCATGACATTTTCAGTAGACTGAGGGATGACCAGGGCAGACCTGTTAACCCATGCCAATATGTCATTCATTGCAGTAGCAATGGTAGTGTTTTCATAATACCCAAGCATTTGGCCAAATCTGAACAAGACAACAGAAGAGAGCAGAAGCAAAAGTAAGATGACTGGAGATGACCTGAATCACCTTTATTTTGCCTCAAAGGATGATAAGAATACTTGTGTGAAGATGAAAGGTCAGTAATTACAGCAGTTCAAAAGAAACAACTACACTTGAGGAGAAACACTCTTATTTTCAAGAGTCTGGCAAACCCTGCCAGCTGCAATCTGTTAGGAGGTCCATGAGCTGAAGCTTCTGGATGAGGAAATCTGTTTAGTTGTGGTTAGAATTAAAGGAGTTAGACCATCAGTGTAGTGTAGCTTCATAGACCTATGTTAAAACTAGGAACTGTTACTGGCAATGGGGGCAGAGCAGACAACATCAGAGAGGGATAGAAGTCAACTTTAGATCAACGTTACAcatgcaagaaaatattttaattttgaatacTTGACTTGTTACACAGAGAATGACTTTATTCTCtagcactgaaagaaaaattatagcTCTAGTGCATCTTCAGGTTAAATTCACTGTGGATTTACAAAGGCTCAAGAGATAACTGCGTGCTTTGCATTTATTCAGAATGGCTCTGCTTTTCCTAGTTTTCCTTTGAGGAGAGCAGGCCAGGAGGCTACTGCATTTTTCCTCACTACTTTCACCATCGTAACGCCAAGCAGAAAATCTGccacttaattttaaaactcaTACACTCAAATCTGCAAGCAGATGTTGAAAAATTGTCTTACCTTCATCCTCTGCAACTAAATAATTCTCAGCCTTCTTCCACAAAATTGACCACTGGTGAAGGAGTTCCTGTTCTGTTTCCTAGTGACTGTGATATTACTTGTgtaccttttcttttcctcccattttGACACCTTCCTCAAGAAGTACTTGAATTTTTCTCCATTGAAATGGCTTTTTAActggtatttttaaagtgtttttaatgttccagatttgattttttaaaatatacattttacCTAgtctttaaattaaattgaacCAAAATGCTATTTGTCTATACTTGTTATTACAAGGTTACACTCTGATAGTGC includes:
- the NFE2L3 gene encoding nuclear factor erythroid 2-related factor 3 isoform X1, with product MLRQWSCSAHSSNVSSPVRMKTWWWGQQQHCTVLCFLSDFDIYLLLCKITVLYTVFLFLLSQSNSNHVDSLLSLEGCLQLLPSQVENMLEVNLLEDSQVAASSRGQDLSSSHHNINLTQTLQNSFGPPDAILLRTDYPTELNSKPRHLQRQEFFPQTSSDITNPESVFNASNLIGLFSAADLRNLTAHDDNFDEIKLMSLALEEGFSPVEVSQIFEVPGSDLGLSLNSNHSITSYSVCSEDSVRYSSDVKSAPSHGLGVVGGHCQENMKYTHMEYPGYAECSTEVPLQQFLHNHTYNQLPSQAASTPEHYQQMWMKKSNEVKDRCHNSTATNQSRDEHYAKALRIPFSVDEIVSMSVDSFNTMLAKNQLTEAQVSLLRDIRRRGKNKVAAQKCRKRKLNAILNLEEDVCNLQTQKESLKKEHSQCSKSINQIKQKLNNLYHDIFSRLRDDQGRPVNPCQYVIHCSSNGSVFIIPKHLAKSEQDNRREQKQK
- the NFE2L3 gene encoding nuclear factor erythroid 2-related factor 3 isoform X2 codes for the protein MKMGNVYMEVMGNRVAITIEDVDLKACQGALDDCCLPRGEDQRELQEEEKDINQSNSNHVDSLLSLEGCLQLLPSQVENMLEVNLLEDSQVAASSRGQDLSSSHHNINLTQTLQNSFGPPDAILLRTDYPTELNSKPRHLQRQEFFPQTSSDITNPESVFNASNLIGLFSAADLRNLTAHDDNFDEIKLMSLALEEGFSPVEVSQIFEVPGSDLGLSLNSNHSITSYSVCSEDSVRYSSDVKSAPSHGLGVVGGHCQENMKYTHMEYPGYAECSTEVPLQQFLHNHTYNQLPSQAASTPEHYQQMWMKKSNEVKDRCHNSTATNQSRDEHYAKALRIPFSVDEIVSMSVDSFNTMLAKNQLTEAQVSLLRDIRRRGKNKVAAQKCRKRKLNAILNLEEDVCNLQTQKESLKKEHSQCSKSINQIKQKLNNLYHDIFSRLRDDQGRPVNPCQYVIHCSSNGSVFIIPKHLAKSEQDNRREQKQK